A single Schistocerca piceifrons isolate TAMUIC-IGC-003096 unplaced genomic scaffold, iqSchPice1.1 HiC_scaffold_558, whole genome shotgun sequence DNA region contains:
- the LOC124757575 gene encoding piggyBac transposable element-derived protein 4-like has protein sequence MAMRPLNDRELEEIVNASPDEGSLSEFEDHISNASESECSDDSYDSPQPIQNSVETFLSKNGNIEWQLHPPAQHGRLPASNIIKSTPGVTRYAVSRISDVKCSFEAVFHTALQNEIIEMTNIEGQRVYGEQWTDIDGSVFHAYLGLLLLAGVYRSHGESTKSLWDKDTGRNIFRATMSHETFCKISRVLRFDKKSTREERRRTDKLAAIRSIWEKWVEVLPKLYNPGENVTVDEQLVAFRGRCPFKQYIPSKPAKYGIKIWTMCDSKTSYVLKAQIYTGKVSGAAPERNQGMRVVSDLTSELRGQNITCDNFFTSYNLGQLLLKRKLTMLGTIRKNKPELPHKMTNKEVHSSSFYFTNDTTVVNYIPKRHKNVVLMSTLHHDAEISDRADKKPKMILDYNSTKGAVDTLDQLLGTYTCKRKSNRWPMIVFYNILDVSAYNAYVLWISVDPNWNASKLTRRRIFLEELGKSLIKEHIASRTHFPRTEDSLRMVTSIQNPNDVGGVSESVTTRKSTKRAR, from the coding sequence atggcgatgagaccattgaatgatcgtgagttggaagaaatagtaaatgcctcaccagatgaaggatcactttctgagtttgaagatcacatcagcaatgcatctgaaagcgagtgttccgatgacagttacgacagtccacagcccatacaaaatagtgtagagacttttctttctaaaaatgggaatatagaatggcagttgcatccaccagcacaacatggtcgcctaccagcttcgaacatcatcaagagtaccccaggagttaccaggtatgcagtcagcagaatatctgatgtaaaatgttcatttgaagcagtatttcacacagcgcttcaaaatgaaataatagagatgacaaatattgaagggcagcgagtttatggtgaacagtggacagatattgatggttctgttttccatgcatacttaggactcttactcctagcgggtgtatatcgatctcatggggagtctacaaaaagtttgtgggataaagatactgggcgaaacatatttcgagcaaccatgtctcatgaaacattctgtaagatatcacgtgtcctgcgatttgacaagaaatctactagagaggaaagacgacgtactgacaaacttgccgcaattcgtagtatttgggagaagtgggtagaggtccttcctaaactgtataatccaggagaaaatgttactgttgacgagcagttagtagcatttagaggtcgctgtccattcaagcagtatatcccaagtaaaccggcaaaatatgggatcaaaatatggaccatgtgtgacagcaaaacttcatacgtactgaaagcccaaatttatacaggaaaggtgagtggagcggcaccagaaagaaatcagggaatgagggtggtatctgatctcacttctgagttacgtggtcagaatatcacgtgtgacaacttttttacgtcgtacaatttggggcagctgcttctgaaaaggaaattgactatgttgggaactatacggaaaaataagccggagcttccacacaaaatgaccaacaaggaggtacacagctcttcattttacttcacaaatgacactactgtggttaattatattcctaagagacacaagaatgttgtacttatgagcactctccaccatgatgcggaaatcagtgacagggctgataagaagccaaaaatgattttggactataattcaaccaaaggtgctgtagacacgcttgatcagttattaggtacatatacatgcaaacgaaaaagtaataggtggccaatgatagttttctacaatattcttgatgtttctgcttataatgcatacgttttgtggatttcggttgaccctaattggaatgcaagcaaattgactagaaggagaatattcttggaggaacttggaaagtcactgataaaagaacatattgcatcaagaacgcatttcccaagaacagaagattctttgagaatggtcacaagcatccaaaacccgaatgatgtgggtggtgtgtcagaatcggtaacaacaagaaaatctacaaaacgtgcacgct